A portion of the Pseudoalteromonas luteoviolacea genome contains these proteins:
- a CDS encoding SDR family NAD(P)-dependent oxidoreductase yields MFKGKVVIVSGCSKGIGLEICRQYLAEGAKVYGIARSSVPDELQSHPNFMWLQGSISDNGFVIDSIATIKTRDERIDILVNNAGINHDSLIQLMALEDWQKVLTTNLNGTFNLCQQVLPIFKAQQFGRIINMVSKSGVVGREGQINYATSKGAIIGMTRTIAREYGKDNILCNAVAPGLIETQMVDSAEQSIVAPIIECTSVRRMGQCSEVARTVLHLTSDAPNYQNGEVIHLDGGFLI; encoded by the coding sequence ATGTTTAAAGGGAAAGTCGTCATAGTGAGCGGCTGCTCCAAAGGCATCGGGTTGGAAATTTGCCGCCAGTATCTCGCTGAGGGCGCAAAAGTCTACGGGATTGCCCGTTCGAGTGTACCTGATGAGCTGCAATCTCACCCTAATTTTATGTGGTTACAGGGATCAATATCTGATAATGGCTTTGTGATAGATAGCATTGCGACCATCAAAACGCGAGATGAACGCATTGATATTTTGGTCAATAACGCAGGGATTAATCACGATAGCTTGATACAACTGATGGCCCTGGAAGATTGGCAAAAAGTACTGACGACGAATTTAAACGGCACGTTTAATTTATGCCAACAGGTGCTGCCGATTTTTAAAGCGCAGCAATTTGGTCGAATTATTAATATGGTCTCAAAAAGTGGCGTGGTCGGGCGTGAAGGGCAAATTAACTATGCCACATCTAAAGGCGCCATTATCGGTATGACCAGAACCATCGCGCGCGAGTATGGTAAAGACAATATTTTGTGTAATGCCGTCGCTCCGGGTTTGATTGAGACACAAATGGTGGACAGCGCAGAGCAGTCTATTGTTGCGCCTATTATTGAGTGTACCAGCGTGAGGCGCATGGGGCAGTGTAGTGAAGTTGCACGCACGGTTCTGCACCTCACATCAGATGCGCCAAATTATCAAAATGGAGAAGTCATCCATCTGGATGGAGGGTTTTTAATATGA
- the fabZ gene encoding 3-hydroxyacyl-ACP dehydratase FabZ, translating into MISPDNLPHKPPFKFVDRVVEVQPNESIIAQKFIGYNEPCLEGHFPDEPVFPGVLIVEAMAQASGLCITGKSKGVIAGIDKVKFLTPVLPGQVLEIRAMVEIALGELVKFKVAAWVNEQEVASARIAIRYLEQIGEKDV; encoded by the coding sequence ATGATTTCACCGGATAATTTACCGCATAAACCGCCATTTAAGTTTGTTGATAGAGTCGTCGAGGTACAGCCGAATGAGTCTATTATCGCACAAAAGTTCATTGGCTATAACGAACCTTGTTTAGAAGGGCACTTCCCTGATGAACCTGTGTTCCCTGGCGTATTGATTGTTGAGGCGATGGCTCAAGCCAGTGGTCTATGTATTACGGGTAAGTCTAAAGGCGTGATTGCAGGGATAGACAAGGTTAAGTTTTTAACACCTGTATTACCCGGTCAGGTATTGGAAATTCGTGCCATGGTAGAGATTGCGTTGGGTGAGCTTGTGAAGTTTAAAGTTGCAGCTTGGGTTAATGAACAAGAAGTTGCGAGTGCACGCATAGCCATTCGATATTTAGAGCAGATAGGAGAAAAGGATGTTTAA
- a CDS encoding ABC transporter permease: MPSNILTRKPFWQLMLLNIRPFFREPATLFWTFGFPIFMALLLVQAFSGEKPMAEVNVVVIEQEKIDADWYQAIEKDKKVSILTIEDAALIARINAHFAEPTSEVSPGEGLSSILSSHGDVLILTPSGLFSTRNSHEQAIAFSHVMALQDQARKPYLDGVIDLQGFRYIDWLIPGIIVLQIIGIGITSISNGLVSDRQQGFFKRLKLSPFSRLDYVIGIVFARVFLLIFQLVALFATFYFLFGYQPLGDWLSILTVLLLGSIVLCLIGVLVGARSQKVEVATGISNLLYFPLMFLSGIYFDTSNFPQTIQNIVQWLPSTAFLDAFRLTANQGASLAEVSVQVQTLAGFTVVLLVMIYFLFDWGDEK, encoded by the coding sequence ATGCCTAGTAACATACTGACAAGAAAGCCCTTTTGGCAGCTAATGCTGCTCAATATCCGCCCATTTTTCCGCGAGCCTGCCACCCTGTTTTGGACTTTTGGTTTCCCCATTTTTATGGCGTTGCTATTAGTACAAGCCTTCTCGGGTGAGAAGCCGATGGCAGAAGTAAATGTGGTTGTTATTGAGCAGGAAAAAATAGATGCCGATTGGTATCAAGCCATTGAGAAAGACAAAAAGGTCAGCATACTCACCATTGAAGATGCAGCGCTGATCGCACGGATTAACGCGCATTTTGCGGAGCCTACCTCGGAAGTGTCTCCGGGAGAGGGGTTATCTTCCATTCTTTCAAGCCATGGTGATGTGCTGATTTTGACGCCTAGCGGCTTGTTTTCAACACGCAACAGTCATGAACAAGCAATTGCCTTTAGCCATGTCATGGCACTTCAAGACCAAGCCCGTAAGCCGTATCTTGATGGGGTGATTGATCTTCAAGGGTTCAGATACATTGATTGGTTGATCCCCGGCATCATCGTACTGCAGATCATCGGTATTGGTATCACATCAATCTCCAATGGATTGGTTTCAGATCGTCAACAGGGCTTTTTTAAGCGCTTGAAGTTATCTCCTTTTAGTCGTCTGGATTATGTGATTGGCATTGTCTTCGCCAGAGTATTCTTATTGATATTCCAGCTGGTCGCCCTGTTTGCGACTTTCTACTTTTTATTTGGCTATCAGCCCCTTGGCGATTGGTTGAGTATCTTAACCGTGCTGTTGTTGGGCTCTATCGTCTTATGTTTAATTGGCGTGCTGGTTGGTGCGCGTAGCCAAAAAGTGGAAGTGGCGACGGGCATCTCTAACTTACTGTATTTTCCGTTGATGTTTTTATCTGGGATTTATTTTGACACCTCTAATTTTCCGCAGACGATTCAGAACATCGTTCAGTGGTTACCTTCTACGGCATTTTTGGATGCATTTCGTTTAACCGCCAATCAAGGCGCATCGCTTGCTGAAGTTTCAGTGCAAGTGCAAACCCTCGCTGGGTTTACCGTGGTGCTATTGGTGATGATTTACTTTTTATTCGACTGGGGAGATGAAAAATGA
- a CDS encoding ABC transporter ATP-binding protein, producing the protein MSAVIDVADLKKSYNKNNTLVLKGLSFQVKKGQCFGLLGPNGAGKSTTLEILQGLKKPTSGKVSLFGMDWKDNEKQIRMKIGGLLQSNSLYGRTKVKEAVRLFASFYKDPMDVDELIERFGLTDKANAWLDSLSGGQKQRVFLAMTIVGKPELIFLDEPTTGLDPTSRQSFWEIIKSLKEEGMTVILTTHYMDEADYLCDELLIIEQGRIIESGTPDAIIHRTFTDPVIREPRKATLNDVFLKLTGHEILKQETSHA; encoded by the coding sequence ATGTCAGCAGTCATTGATGTAGCAGACTTAAAGAAGTCTTATAACAAGAATAATACGCTTGTTTTAAAGGGGTTATCTTTCCAAGTTAAAAAGGGGCAATGCTTTGGGTTACTGGGTCCAAACGGGGCTGGTAAGTCAACCACATTGGAAATATTACAAGGTCTGAAAAAACCAACGTCTGGCAAAGTCAGCTTATTTGGCATGGATTGGAAAGATAATGAAAAGCAGATCCGCATGAAAATCGGTGGACTGTTGCAGTCCAATAGCCTGTATGGCAGAACCAAAGTAAAAGAAGCAGTCCGTTTATTTGCCAGCTTCTACAAAGATCCGATGGATGTGGATGAGTTGATTGAACGCTTTGGCTTAACTGATAAAGCGAATGCGTGGCTAGACAGCCTCAGCGGCGGTCAGAAACAGCGTGTTTTTTTAGCGATGACCATCGTGGGCAAACCTGAGCTGATTTTTTTAGATGAGCCGACCACGGGTCTTGATCCAACCAGCCGTCAGAGTTTTTGGGAAATAATCAAATCACTCAAAGAAGAAGGCATGACGGTCATTCTCACCACGCATTATATGGATGAGGCGGATTACCTGTGTGATGAGTTACTTATTATTGAGCAGGGTCGGATCATTGAGTCAGGCACGCCTGATGCCATTATCCACCGCACCTTTACCGATCCGGTTATCAGAGAGCCACGCAAAGCCACGCTCAATGATGTGTTTTTAAAACTCACTGGCCACGAAATTCTCAAGCAGGAAACAAGTCATGCCTAG
- a CDS encoding beta-ketoacyl-[acyl-carrier-protein] synthase family protein, whose product MPECKSQVVITGYGVISSCGDNAQELYDSMQSQRSGVVPLSCFDVTGLPSDIAGIVRSVREKHQDKQTDLPDFSTLFAIEAIEEALSAANLSRHTLANKRVALCVGNANTGMEKLEQGIMENLYEGLVEYPAHKQSDNIAKHFGVLGPVLTFTSACTSSSSALGFAKQLLDNDMADVVIAGGTDALAKTIYAGFHSLQSVAPEVCSPYDVKMGLSLGEGAGFLVLENHNHAQARNQKAVMQLASTASSLDAFHATAPEPEGAGVRRSFETALRSSDVNPEDLDYVNTHGTGTPANDGAELKGIFAALNSQDKASIPVSSSKSYFGHTLGAAGAIEFISALVAIEKGQLPSTLNGDDIREDCQGHKIIVNGLIDHSVECIGATNSAFGGHNTTMLARKSVSAISKVEGKKVYILGYAGIAEQGGYSNGSDQPLLSYDGEFALKPFQPKLYRRRMSTIGQYAIGASYLAFSGADVDYSDAEKPPIGAYFGTTLGASQVQQRNLSDLQEYGPTGVKSTLFPDTVLNAPLGNLALAFDLKGCSANFSDLGNEGMHALWHAFMDLSEDKIACALVCSAEDKSDTSDLVWQQMQVDEHRLASSANALIAVNEQDPRASRALAQVSEFNAGRWVFDEDSQQWNCAALAQLTVKPDLLVLSMVNTEQFEAISKALETQFPNTQVINGRAYKESGIACQSLDAISLATCALNGRMFMGREVALQNTSKSESVLVMSVNTQLSATTCLVSTVKGK is encoded by the coding sequence ATGCCAGAGTGTAAATCACAAGTTGTGATAACCGGATATGGTGTAATTTCTTCGTGTGGTGATAATGCACAAGAGTTATATGACTCAATGCAATCACAGCGCTCGGGAGTTGTACCACTAAGCTGTTTTGACGTCACTGGCTTGCCGAGTGATATTGCGGGCATTGTTCGCTCAGTGCGAGAAAAGCATCAAGATAAACAAACTGATTTACCTGATTTTTCAACCCTGTTTGCCATTGAAGCGATAGAAGAAGCACTGAGTGCAGCAAATCTCTCTCGTCATACCTTGGCGAATAAGCGTGTTGCATTATGTGTCGGCAACGCAAACACAGGGATGGAAAAGCTGGAACAAGGCATCATGGAAAACCTGTATGAAGGCCTTGTAGAGTACCCAGCGCACAAGCAAAGTGACAACATAGCCAAACATTTTGGCGTGCTAGGTCCTGTATTAACCTTTACCAGCGCATGTACATCGAGCAGCAGCGCACTGGGTTTTGCCAAACAGCTTTTAGACAATGACATGGCTGATGTGGTGATAGCGGGTGGCACAGATGCCTTGGCAAAAACGATTTATGCAGGCTTTCATTCTTTGCAATCGGTCGCACCTGAGGTTTGTTCTCCCTATGATGTAAAAATGGGATTAAGCCTTGGTGAAGGGGCTGGGTTTTTAGTCCTAGAAAATCACAATCATGCACAAGCTCGAAATCAAAAGGCTGTCATGCAACTGGCAAGCACTGCGTCTAGTTTAGATGCCTTTCATGCAACTGCACCAGAGCCAGAAGGGGCAGGTGTGAGACGCTCATTTGAGACAGCTTTGCGCTCAAGTGATGTTAACCCTGAAGACCTAGATTATGTCAATACTCACGGTACTGGTACTCCCGCTAATGACGGTGCGGAGCTCAAAGGTATTTTTGCTGCGCTGAACTCTCAAGATAAAGCATCCATTCCAGTTTCAAGTTCAAAATCGTATTTTGGTCATACGTTAGGCGCTGCGGGTGCCATTGAGTTTATTTCTGCATTGGTCGCTATTGAAAAAGGGCAACTACCTTCGACTTTAAATGGTGATGATATTCGCGAAGATTGCCAAGGCCACAAAATCATAGTGAATGGACTGATTGACCACAGTGTTGAATGTATCGGCGCAACCAATTCAGCATTTGGCGGCCACAATACCACCATGCTTGCTCGTAAATCTGTTTCAGCTATCTCTAAAGTTGAAGGGAAAAAGGTTTATATCCTTGGTTACGCTGGCATTGCTGAACAAGGTGGGTACAGCAACGGTTCTGATCAACCTTTGCTTAGCTATGATGGAGAGTTTGCGTTAAAGCCTTTCCAACCGAAGCTGTATCGTCGCCGTATGAGTACCATAGGTCAATATGCCATTGGCGCATCATACCTAGCCTTTAGCGGTGCGGATGTGGATTACAGTGACGCTGAAAAACCACCAATAGGCGCCTATTTCGGCACTACTTTGGGGGCATCTCAAGTACAGCAACGCAATTTGTCTGACTTGCAAGAATATGGACCGACAGGAGTCAAGAGCACTTTGTTCCCAGATACCGTGCTCAATGCACCGCTTGGGAACCTCGCTTTGGCATTCGATTTAAAAGGCTGCTCTGCCAATTTTAGTGACTTGGGTAATGAAGGTATGCACGCACTGTGGCATGCATTCATGGATTTAAGTGAAGACAAAATTGCCTGTGCTTTGGTGTGCAGCGCAGAGGACAAGAGCGATACATCCGATTTAGTTTGGCAGCAAATGCAAGTGGACGAGCACAGGTTGGCAAGTTCTGCCAATGCGCTGATCGCGGTCAATGAACAAGACCCTCGCGCGAGTCGAGCACTTGCGCAAGTGAGTGAATTCAATGCAGGTCGTTGGGTGTTTGATGAGGACAGCCAACAGTGGAACTGTGCAGCACTTGCGCAACTTACAGTCAAACCAGATTTGCTCGTCCTTTCTATGGTTAACACAGAACAATTTGAGGCGATTTCAAAAGCGCTAGAAACGCAGTTTCCAAATACACAAGTGATTAATGGCAGAGCGTATAAAGAATCGGGTATTGCGTGCCAAAGTCTTGATGCAATCAGCCTTGCTACCTGTGCACTGAACGGGCGGATGTTTATGGGCCGTGAAGTGGCACTGCAAAATACCAGTAAATCCGAGTCTGTTTTGGTGATGAGCGTGAATACACAGCTCAGTGCAACGACATGTTTGGTGTCGACAGTAAAAGGGAAATAG
- a CDS encoding AMP-binding protein — MKDFEDLINQVRRQIIISVELEESEIAQLSNDDDLLGSPLFLDSVDLLQIYADCQRKFSVVFNNADYEGTHTVRSIVTRTISAKATKNANTDSALFYSSDGNRYSDAEFKQHIAQLITALQSAGLDKTKPLRVLDVDPVKMMMVMVAAVLSGHKPLLSAQPQGENAVSFADLASKQGEAPSLPDSYTIYQQLATLSQKAVIFFETSGSTGVPVRIEKSLASMVQEVEALTTLFDFSVLDLIDAYVSPVHMYGFIWSFLLPLKLETPVMYQSNTLLRPVSETVSHVMAVSVPSIWQSLSGALTAQYRYIVNSGGKFGEQRDVQFAKLVQSKLPELQGIDVLGSTETGAIAYRMIGQDNIQTYQLLPTVSLQPSDDGHLIYSDFLPLGVECAPLDDKIELLANNKILHLGRKDNVFKFKGKRYSLKAIEDKLSQLFSGHDLRVYFIDQAHNVRGGELIAFVAKASSHFDITDEVRALFQDLPIPKIEFIDELPTNAMGKVTLQGLQEKVRNARV; from the coding sequence ATGAAGGATTTTGAAGACTTAATCAATCAGGTACGTCGACAAATTATTATCTCGGTTGAACTTGAAGAGTCAGAAATAGCGCAGCTATCAAATGATGATGATTTATTGGGCAGTCCTTTATTTCTAGATTCAGTCGATTTATTACAAATTTATGCTGATTGTCAGCGTAAATTTAGTGTTGTGTTCAATAACGCCGACTATGAAGGGACACATACTGTTCGCAGCATTGTTACCCGAACTATATCGGCAAAAGCGACCAAAAATGCAAACACAGACAGTGCACTGTTTTATTCCTCAGATGGTAATCGTTATAGTGATGCTGAGTTTAAGCAGCATATTGCCCAATTAATCACAGCACTGCAAAGCGCAGGTTTAGATAAAACCAAGCCACTGAGAGTATTGGATGTAGATCCCGTCAAAATGATGATGGTGATGGTTGCCGCGGTGTTAAGTGGTCATAAACCGTTATTGAGTGCACAACCTCAAGGTGAAAATGCGGTGAGCTTTGCTGATTTAGCATCAAAGCAAGGTGAAGCGCCATCATTGCCTGACTCATATACCATTTATCAGCAGTTAGCGACTTTGTCGCAAAAGGCTGTGATTTTCTTTGAAACGTCAGGCAGCACAGGGGTTCCTGTACGCATTGAAAAGTCATTAGCGAGCATGGTGCAAGAAGTCGAAGCGCTGACGACGTTATTTGATTTTAGCGTGCTGGATTTAATCGATGCGTATGTGTCACCTGTGCACATGTATGGGTTTATTTGGAGCTTTTTGTTGCCACTTAAACTCGAAACACCAGTAATGTATCAATCAAATACACTATTGCGACCAGTGTCTGAGACGGTGAGCCATGTTATGGCGGTGAGTGTGCCAAGTATTTGGCAAAGCTTGTCAGGCGCATTGACGGCTCAATACCGCTACATCGTTAACTCGGGTGGTAAGTTTGGTGAGCAAAGGGATGTACAGTTTGCCAAGCTAGTTCAAAGCAAGCTTCCTGAGCTGCAAGGCATTGATGTGCTGGGCAGCACTGAAACAGGAGCGATTGCCTATCGCATGATAGGTCAAGACAATATTCAAACATACCAGCTACTGCCAACGGTCAGTTTGCAACCATCGGATGATGGACATCTGATTTATTCTGACTTTTTACCATTGGGAGTCGAATGTGCGCCGCTGGATGACAAAATTGAATTACTCGCCAATAACAAGATTTTACATCTGGGTCGCAAGGACAACGTTTTTAAGTTTAAGGGCAAACGTTACTCGTTAAAGGCCATTGAAGATAAGCTCTCTCAGCTATTTTCCGGGCATGATTTGCGAGTATATTTCATCGATCAAGCACACAACGTGCGTGGCGGAGAGCTGATAGCGTTTGTAGCTAAAGCGTCATCACACTTTGACATCACAGATGAAGTCAGAGCGTTATTCCAAGATTTACCCATCCCCAAAATAGAATTCATTGATGAGTTACCTACCAATGCAATGGGCAAAGTGACATTGCAGGGTTTACAGGAGAAAGTAAGAAATGCCAGAGTGTAA
- a CDS encoding MaoC family dehydratase translates to MTLYTAGKTYREINEGDSAVHSKTISEADVYSFAGITGDFNPLHVDAVFAQQMGLEGRIAHAGIAPAMIAQVIGMKLPGVGSMVTKMTVSHHAPLYIGDTIYAQVKVSEKLPNRHVRLAITIVNQNKILICSGEVEVVPPKASFKKRVAAIELQELVTE, encoded by the coding sequence ATGACTCTTTACACGGCTGGAAAAACGTATAGGGAAATCAATGAAGGAGACAGTGCAGTACATTCTAAGACAATCTCCGAGGCAGATGTTTATAGTTTTGCTGGGATCACTGGAGATTTTAATCCGTTACATGTCGATGCCGTATTTGCACAGCAAATGGGGTTAGAAGGCAGAATTGCCCATGCAGGGATAGCGCCAGCCATGATTGCGCAAGTTATTGGCATGAAGTTGCCAGGTGTGGGCTCTATGGTGACGAAGATGACCGTAAGCCATCATGCACCTTTGTATATCGGTGACACCATTTATGCGCAAGTCAAAGTGTCTGAAAAATTACCAAATCGGCACGTACGTTTGGCAATTACCATCGTAAATCAGAACAAAATCTTGATTTGTAGTGGTGAAGTCGAAGTCGTGCCGCCTAAAGCATCGTTCAAAAAACGCGTTGCAGCAATTGAATTACAGGAATTGGTAACTGAATGA
- a CDS encoding phosphopantetheine-binding protein, with the protein MNSTQDIITFIKTDILIEELEVADSLEEIDEHAELVGAGLDLDSIELLDLVSAVEKKYGLKFKEFPSELVQQKMSSIHSLSEFISEQLAA; encoded by the coding sequence ATGAATAGTACACAAGACATCATCACCTTTATTAAAACTGACATCTTAATTGAAGAACTTGAAGTTGCCGATTCACTGGAAGAAATTGATGAGCACGCAGAGCTTGTCGGTGCGGGTTTAGATTTAGACAGTATTGAACTTTTGGATTTAGTTTCAGCGGTTGAGAAAAAATACGGACTGAAGTTTAAAGAGTTTCCAAGTGAACTTGTGCAGCAAAAAATGTCATCAATTCATTCTTTAAGTGAATTTATTTCTGAGCAATTAGCAGCATAA
- a CDS encoding HAL/PAL/TAL family ammonia-lyase, protein MSNDLSFSESKVESESKVVSTIDIDLISQLTLEDIKKFIKENYPKVQLNGEVHKSLIENNRRYIDQRISDRDDIYGVTTGFGNSASNRISPIMSQELQKNLMAYHGCGVGEYLSERDCAATLLIRLNCNARGYSGVSWELLKQMELFLQHNIFPAIPAKGSVGASGDLTPLSYIGAALNGQRNVYYKGVIRPTAEVLEELNIAPYELKAKEGLAIMNGTSVMSAIAANTINEVDTAIDVSCKLIALFVELIDGRASPFHPKVHELKPHQGQRYCADLIYKRLSNPEQRLGRRQRTDDQVIEHGLKEKFRLQDSYSIRCSPQVLGSLVDTLNWAKSVLQVEINSVNDNPLIDHESDLILNAGHFYGGHVAAICDALKPQVANMGALLERELGILVDDRLNGGIPNNLVAVDDLGDKAWINHGFKAMQISASALVAEALKQSGPMSVFSRTTEALNQDIVSMGTIAARDLQTILSLVKSVIAIQAMAIRQAYYVLDKDQSAEKLNSLSRPFFDSLAATFSPVIQDRALDGEIEEMVAFLFD, encoded by the coding sequence ATGAGTAATGATCTCTCTTTTTCAGAATCAAAAGTTGAGTCTGAAAGTAAAGTAGTATCAACAATAGATATAGACTTAATAAGCCAACTAACACTTGAAGATATCAAAAAATTTATCAAGGAAAACTATCCAAAAGTACAGTTGAATGGAGAGGTTCACAAATCACTCATTGAGAATAACCGCCGATATATTGATCAGCGTATTTCTGATAGGGATGACATTTATGGCGTAACGACTGGGTTTGGTAATTCGGCCAGTAATCGAATTTCGCCAATCATGTCGCAAGAACTACAAAAAAACTTAATGGCTTACCATGGCTGCGGTGTGGGTGAGTACCTCAGTGAGCGTGATTGTGCTGCGACTTTACTTATCCGTTTAAACTGTAATGCACGCGGTTATTCTGGTGTAAGCTGGGAATTGCTTAAGCAGATGGAATTGTTTTTACAACACAATATATTTCCTGCTATCCCAGCTAAAGGTTCTGTGGGGGCTAGCGGTGATTTAACGCCACTTTCATATATTGGCGCAGCGTTAAACGGACAAAGGAATGTATATTACAAAGGCGTGATCAGACCGACTGCTGAAGTTTTAGAAGAACTCAATATCGCACCGTATGAACTCAAAGCCAAAGAAGGTTTGGCAATCATGAATGGCACCTCAGTTATGAGTGCAATCGCTGCCAATACCATTAATGAAGTTGATACTGCCATCGATGTGTCATGTAAATTGATAGCACTATTTGTTGAGCTGATAGATGGTAGAGCATCACCATTCCACCCCAAAGTGCACGAGTTAAAACCACACCAAGGACAAAGGTATTGTGCTGATTTAATTTACAAGCGTTTGTCTAACCCTGAACAAAGGCTTGGACGCAGGCAGCGAACAGATGACCAAGTGATTGAACATGGCTTAAAAGAGAAGTTCCGCTTGCAAGATAGCTATTCAATTCGCTGCTCTCCTCAGGTGCTGGGCTCTCTGGTAGACACGTTGAATTGGGCAAAGTCAGTACTTCAAGTAGAAATCAACTCTGTTAATGATAATCCGTTGATTGACCATGAAAGTGATTTAATTCTGAACGCGGGTCATTTCTATGGCGGTCATGTTGCTGCAATTTGTGATGCGCTAAAGCCGCAAGTAGCTAACATGGGTGCATTGTTAGAGCGCGAGTTGGGCATTCTAGTTGACGATAGATTAAATGGTGGCATTCCAAATAACCTTGTAGCTGTTGACGACTTAGGTGATAAAGCTTGGATCAACCACGGCTTTAAAGCGATGCAGATCAGCGCATCAGCACTGGTTGCAGAGGCACTCAAACAATCTGGCCCTATGTCGGTTTTCTCGCGCACGACTGAAGCCCTAAACCAAGACATCGTGAGCATGGGCACCATCGCAGCGCGTGACTTACAAACCATTTTATCTCTCGTGAAATCAGTGATTGCAATTCAAGCGATGGCTATTCGTCAAGCTTATTACGTACTTGATAAAGACCAATCGGCAGAGAAGCTTAACTCTTTATCTCGTCCTTTCTTTGATTCACTTGCAGCGACCTTCTCGCCAGTTATACAAGACCGAGCATTAGATGGTGAAATTGAAGAAATGGTCGCCTTCTTATTCGATTAA
- a CDS encoding pirin family protein, with protein sequence MAQILKATTHDIGGLTVNRLLPHMKKRMVGPFIFFDHMGPTHFPAGQGVEVQPHPHIGLSTLTYLFKGHILHRDSLGNKLEIAPGDVNWMTAGSGIVHSERETLEVRGEDHSINGLQSWIALPEQYSDIDPSFEHISRHDLPQITHNGIMTRVIAGEAYGLKSPITTYSEMFYVDVIAPLQRIIEVPNPDQETALYVIFGEVTISGASYSPGQLVLLAKEETHITTTRDTRLILLGGDKWENVPYIHWNFVSFSKERIEQAKHDWREGNFPSIPDDDREYVPLPAGKPKAQPLR encoded by the coding sequence GTGGCGCAAATACTCAAAGCAACCACGCACGACATTGGCGGTTTAACAGTTAATCGGCTACTGCCACATATGAAAAAGCGTATGGTCGGCCCGTTTATCTTTTTCGACCATATGGGCCCGACCCACTTTCCAGCAGGCCAAGGGGTTGAAGTTCAACCTCACCCTCATATCGGCTTATCAACCTTAACTTACTTGTTTAAGGGACATATTCTGCACCGTGACTCTTTGGGTAATAAATTAGAGATAGCCCCAGGTGACGTAAATTGGATGACGGCAGGAAGCGGCATTGTGCACTCAGAAAGGGAAACCCTTGAAGTTCGAGGGGAAGATCATTCCATTAATGGCTTGCAATCATGGATTGCCCTGCCAGAACAATACTCTGACATCGACCCAAGCTTTGAACACATAAGCCGACATGATCTGCCGCAGATCACACATAATGGCATCATGACACGGGTTATTGCTGGTGAGGCTTATGGCCTCAAGTCACCAATAACAACCTATTCTGAGATGTTTTATGTAGATGTAATTGCACCACTACAGCGTATCATCGAAGTGCCCAACCCAGATCAAGAAACGGCTTTATATGTAATTTTTGGTGAAGTTACCATCTCTGGCGCATCCTACTCGCCAGGACAATTAGTACTCTTAGCGAAAGAAGAGACACATATAACGACCACCAGAGATACCCGCCTGATCTTATTGGGCGGCGATAAATGGGAAAATGTACCTTATATACACTGGAATTTTGTCTCCTTTAGTAAAGAGCGTATAGAGCAAGCCAAGCATGATTGGCGTGAAGGCAACTTTCCGTCCATACCCGATGATGACCGTGAATACGTTCCGCTGCCAGCAGGCAAACCAAAAGCTCAGCCACTGCGCTAA